The DNA segment GGCGCCCTCAGAATCGCGTGAAAAAATATCACAAAGGCCCCAATTATCAAAGCAAGGAACAGACTTAACCAAGCTTTAGTCCAGAAAAGCGCACCCAATGTCAGTACGGCAAGAAAACCCACAACCAATTTTTGGTCAATATCGTATTCAAGAAGAGATAAAGGCTCGTCACGAAAGAAAACTAAGAACGTCCAGGCGGCAAAGATGCACAGGAAGAGAATCAGGTTGAGCGGGTGGGTGATGAGGGCCAGGAGGAAGATGGCAAGAGTGAGGAGAGCGTAGTTTGGAAGGAAGAAGCGGAGATTTTGAGTGAGGCGATTGGAGGATTCGGAGAGGGATAAGGGGATGCTGAGAGAAGATGGGTCTAGGAATTGTCGCCATGGGCGTAGGCCGGCGGCAGAGGTGGTGGCGCCAGACGGTGGAGGCGGCGATGACATTTGCAAATTCTTGGAAATTTCCTTCCTTCGGTAAAACTGGAGAGAATACAGTCAGTCGGTCACGATGGAAAGCCAAAAAAAATCAATGCATTCGAgaagtaataaaataaaaaatagtcaTGCTCCCCGTcccaattatattatattgtccacgttttcttttttatttatcccaaatatataatcatacatcatatttagtaatatttttatatattttttttactaatatacccctattaactatccttgaaaattatgcaatcattttttaatacattaaatagggataaaataaaaattgatataaaatttactttccctataattttttattaattcgCGTGAAAACTAAAACACGACAACATATATGTGACGGAGGAAGTATTATTTTGATTGAAAtttattaattgatttttttttcatttgggtctccaaaaatgtatttttattagataaaattggaattttttttctttggatTTTTCTAAACCGTGTGTGTGTTACTGATTATATATATCGCAAATACCACGATGATGTGCCTGaagtaaatataaataatatacttGCGCAATAAGAAATGATGGTCttccaaataattaattaagttgTATAGAATGTGAGATCAATAGATATATTTTTTAACGAAAAATATTGATTGAAACaccaaatattttcaatttatttaatCATCGTTCCTTCTTTTACTTTATCGTTTCGGGCATTCATGCTCCACATGAAGTAAATGGAGATCAAGGTAGATATAAGAATGCTCTTTGCACCTTTAAAACATGGAATTTCATAGTATCCTTCCATAGTTCCATATAGTTGATAAATTTATCCCAATCATTAAAAATTGTATCTAAACTTTAGAGCAATGAATTAATAGAATAGAGGGGAAGGGGTTAAGGGTAAAAAAAGTAACCGAAAACATGTACacataaaattttcatttttgtcATTTGAAAGGATTAAATCCGTCCCCAACTGGATACATGAATGGATGACAAGATTTGAACACCTAATTATAAGCAAATCAACATTTTCTAAATCCTTACAATTATTTCTTTTTTCCCAAAAAATACATCTCATTTAAAAAGCGAGAATGTGGTATTTCTAGCTCACTCCCTCAGCTACATAACAGATGGCGAAAAAGAAAACAACACTTAAAAATACCTGCAGCATAGTATCAAAACTTATCATAATAAATAATGCAAAGGAAATAACAGAAAATGTACACGGCGAGCACAAGAAACAACACCACAAATTGCACTGGTTCAGTTTCTTCCTCGTATTCAGGATTCTCCATACTGCTTTTCCATGATGATCTGCCCAAGCTTTGTGTACAGAGCTTGCTGCTCCTCGAACGTAAGGTTCATCAATATCTACACCAAACCGAAAACATTTCACACAATCATAATGCATGGATAATTAGATTACATGATGAATggttgctgatatttttacctGGTCCATGATCATCTCAATCGATAGACTTTGAGACACAACAAATGAGTGGAGATAAATATATGCAAAGACAGCCATCACCATCTGCAAGTAGGTGAGAGTTAGCCATAGCACAACTGAAATTTGGTAAAATTCTACGATTCAGTGAATTGCAGGCGAGAAGAGAAAATAAATTGTTGAACTATTCTCAT comes from the Henckelia pumila isolate YLH828 chromosome 1, ASM3356847v2, whole genome shotgun sequence genome and includes:
- the LOC140875918 gene encoding PRA1 family protein D-like, with the protein product MSSPPPPSGATTSAAGLRPWRQFLDPSSLSIPLSLSESSNRLTQNLRFFLPNYALLTLAIFLLALITHPLNLILFLCIFAAWTFLVFFRDEPLSLLEYDIDQKLVVGFLAVLTLGALFWTKAWLSLFLALIIGAFVIFFHAILRAPEDSLEDSPYGSLLNVVDSPRGQYASV